The Breoghania sp. L-A4 sequence ATGGAGGCGTTTCCGTTCGCCTGGATCTTCTTCCTGCCGTTCATCCTCGCCACCGCCTTCACCGTGCTCAACCTGTTCATCGGCATCATCGTCTCCGCCATGCAGGAGGAGCACGATCATATCGCCGAAGCGGACCGGCAGGCGATCCATGACGAGACGGGATTGGTGCTGCAGGAGGTCAAGGCGTTGCGTGTGGAAGTCGCCGCGCTGCGCGAGGAAGTCAGAGGGAAAGACGGCGCGACGGGATAGGCCGCGCGGACGAAGCGGATGGTCAGTCGTGGCGGTTGAACGAGGCGCCCACCGTGTCGGCGACCATGGCGCCGCGCTGGCCCATGGGCTTGGGATCGCCAACGGTGGAATCGATCGCTGTCTGGTGCTCGATCTCGGCGTCGATTTCCGCGCCGACGATCAGGATGATGACCGACAGCCACACCCAGACCATCAGGCCGATCACTGCGCCAAATGTTCCATAGGTCGCGTTGTAGTTGGCGAAGTTCTCGATGTAGAGCGAAAACCCGATGGACATGGCAAGCCAGATCAGCGTCGCAAAGCCCGCGCCCCAGGTCAGCCAGCGCCATTTGGCGGGCTCCCGGCTGGGTCCGTAGCGATACAGCAGGATGATGCCGATACCGACAAGGCCCAGCACCACCGGCCAGCGCAGCAGCGCCAGCAGATAGGGCGCCGTGCCCTCCAGCGAGATCAGGGCCAGCACGGGAGGCACGATGCCGACCGAGAAGATCAGCAGGATGCCCAAGCCCATCGCGGCGAAACTGAAGCAAAGCGACAGCAGGTTCACGACGAGAAAGCTGCGCTTTTCGCGCTCGTTAAATGCGATATTCATCGCCTCAAACAGAGCCTTTATGGCGTTGTTGACACTCCAGATCGAGACGGCGAGACCGGTGAGAAACGCATAGGACAGCGTGTTGTCGCTCTGCCGGGCAAGGGATGTGAGCTGGTCGCGGATGAGATCGATGCCGCCGGTGGGCGCGAAACCGCTGAACAGGTCGATGTGCTGGATGACGGTGGCAGGATCCGCGACAATGCCGTAGAGCGCCACGAAGGCGGCGAGACCGGGGAAAAGCGCCAGCAGGAAATAAAAGGTGGCGCCGGCGGCCACCAGCATGACGTGGTCATGCGACAGCTGCAGATAGACACGCCAGGTGACGTCGAACCAGCCCCGCCAGGGAATGGCGGAGGGGCGGTCGGCGTAGCGTCCGCGATCCTGTTCCCTCATGGCCGTGCGCAGGTCGTGTTCGGACGGCGAGGCGACGTCCTCGGGCTCCGGGGCGGCATGCGCCGCCACTTCCGCCAGGGTCTCGCCCGGCGCGTCATCCATGGATCCATAGTCCCCGGGCGCGTGCGGCGCGCGCCCGGATTCCGGCATGGATGGGCGGGGTGCGTCTTTTGGCTCGTCACTCATGCTGCGTTCGCCCCTGCATCGTCCCGCCACCCTTTCCCGCGCCCGCCGGCACCTGCCGCCCGATAAACGGCCCGAATGGCCGGTTCGTTCCCTTCGGCCAGGAACGACGCAATGCGGGCTCAGAAGGTCCCCAGCATGTCGGCTGGGCCGCTCAGGGTCAATGAAACGCCGGTCTCGTCGAAGACACGCGCCTCGATGGTGAGCCCCGCCTGGGCGGCGCGCTGCTCCAATGCGGATGACTCGTTGAAGCCGGCAGTGACGGTCTTGCGGCCCATGCGAAGCCACGGCCGACGGTCGGACCGTTCGATGGCGTTCTGAACGGCACCCGAATAGGCGCGCGCCAGCCCGCCGCCGCCGAGCTTCACACCGCCGAAATAACGCACGATGATCACGCCGACATCGACCAGCTCCGCGCCCTGCAGCACCTTGAGACATGGCATTCCGGACGTTCCCGCCGGCTCGCCGTCGTCCCTGGCGCCTTCCTCGATCCTGCCGTCGTCCATCATCCGCCGGAAGGCCGTCACATGATGGTTGGCCTTGCGATGCTCGGCACGCAGCTCGGAAAGCCGTGCGTCAAAGGCGGCAATGGGAACGAGAGAGGCCAGAAACCGCGACTTGCGGTCCTCGAGTTCACCAAGGCATTCGGTGGTGATGGTCTGAAGTGCCATCTTTGCGGGCTCAGCCGATGGGTTTGAAGTGCTTCGACAGTTTTAGCGCCTGACCCTGGTAGTTCGAGCCGATGCCTTCGCCGTAGAGCGTCCTGGGCGCTCGCACATGCGTTCGTAGACCAGCCGGCCGATGGTCTGGCCATGGTCGAGAATGAAGGGCACGTCGTGCGAGCGGACTTCGAGCACCGCGCGCGAGCCTTCCCCGCCAATGGCGGAATGGCCGAAGCCCGGATCGAAGAAGCCGGCGTAATGTACCCGGAACTCGCCGACCAGGGGATCGAAGGGCACCATTTCGGCCGCGAAATCCGGCGGCACGTGCACGGCCTCGTTGGAGACCAGAATGTAGAACTCGTTCGGGTCGAGGATCAGCGAGGCGTCTCCCCGCCGGCGGATGGGTTCCCAGAAGTCGAGCGGATCGAGCGCGCCCTTGACGTCCATGTCAATGACGCCGGTGTGGCGCTTGGCGCGGTAGCCGACGAGCCTGTCGTCGCCCATGCCGGCCAGATCGATCGACAGCTGCACGCCGCCGCCGATGCGCGCGGCGCCGCCATCCACCAGGGCGGATTCCGTGTCGATGCCGACGAGTTCACTGTCGGAAATCAGGGCGTGGCCACGGCGGAAGCGGATCTGCGAAAGACGCGAGCCCGTGCGCACCAGCACGGGAAACGTCTTGGGGCTGATCTCGGCGTAGAGCGGTCCGGTGTAGCCCGGAGCCACCGTGTCGAACTCACGGCCCTCGTCGGTGATCACGCGGGTGAACACATCGAGCCGGCCGGTGGAGCTTTTCGGATTGGTGGTCGCGGAAAGGTCCGAGGGCAGGGCCAGTCCTTCGAGCAGCGGCACGATATAGACGCAGCCGGTTTCCAGAACGGCGCCGCCGCTCAGGTCCACCTCGTGCAGCTTCAGCCGCTCGAGCTTGCTCTCGACCGAATTGCCGGGACCGGGCAGAAAGCTGGCGCGAACTCGCCAGGCGACCTGCCCCAACCTGAGATCCAGGCTGGCGGGCTGGATCTGGTCTGCGTCGCGCGGCCGGCCGGCTGCAATGCCTCCGGTCGCAAAAAGAGCTTCGATGCTGTGCGCCGGAAGTATGCCGATCGGCTCGCCCGTCATGGTCATCCTGTCTTTTGGTTGCCTCGTCCCGCCGCACCGGCCCGATGATCCCGGCAAGGGACCGAATCCGGCAAGGCATGGACAAGATGCGTCAAGCGAGTAGGCTTGGGCAACTCGTTCGCGTGCGGGCGACTCCGTCCCGATGCAGGATGATCTAGCCGATCCGCGCATTGACGCCAAGGATCAGTTGCCGTAATCAGAAGGTGATCCGTGGTAATTTGGGCCGGCCGGCTTGCAGCCACGTTAAACAAGTCGCTAAAAGGTCGGGAGCTAAAAACCCCGGCCGTCTATGGCCGGGTTTTTTTGTTTTTGGAGCTGACGATGAGCGGATATCAGGACAGGACTTGGCGCCCGGCGACGACGCTGGTGCACGGCGGAATCACGCGGTCTCCCTTCGGCGAGACCTCCGAAGCCATGTTTCTGACGCAAGGGTTCGTCTACGACAGCGCGGAAGCGGCGGAAGCCCGCTTCAAGGGCGAGGACGAGGGCTTCATCTATTCACGCTATGCCAACCCCACCGTTGCGATGTTCGAGGAGCGCATGTGCCTGCTGGAGGGCGCCGAGGCCGCGCGCGGCACCGCCAGCGGCATGGCCGCCGTGAACACCGCGATCATGGCCGCCGTGAAGGCGGGCGATCATGTGGTCGCCGCCAAGGCGCTCTTCGGCTCCTGCCGCTACATCATCGAGACCCTCTTGCCGACCTTCGGCGTCGAGGCCACGCTGGTCGATGGCACCGACCTCGAGCAGTGGAAGGCGGCCGTCAGGCCCAATACCACGGCGCTGTTTCTGGAATCCCCGACCAATCCGACGCTCGAGATCATCGACATCGCGGCCGTTGCCGACATCGCGCATGTAGTTGGCGCGCGGCTTATCGTCGATAACGTCTTTGCCACGCCCCTGTGGCAGTCGCCGCTCAAGCTGGGCGCGGACGTTGTGATCTACTCCGCCACCAAGCACATTGACGGTCAGGGCCGGTGTCTGGGCGGCGTGATCCTCTCCGATGAGGAGTGGATCGAGGAAAAGGTGCATCCGCTGTTCAAGCACACGGGTCCGAGCCTGAGCCCCTTCAACGCCTGGGTGATGCTGAAGGGTCTCGAGACGCTGCCGCTGCGCGTCGAGCGCCAGACCGCGACGGCCGCGATGATCGCGGATTATCTCGCCGGACACCAAGGCGTCGCCCGGCTGATCTATCCCGGCCGGGACGACCATCCGCAGGCCTCGGTCGCCCGCAAGCAGATGACCGGCGGCTCGACGCTCATCGCCTTCGAACTCGCAGGCGGCAAGCCCGCGGCCTTCGCGGCCTGCAACGGCGTGGACATCATCAAGATCTCGAACAATCTCGGCGACGCCAAGAGCCTGATCTGCCATCCGGCGACGACCACGCACCAGAGCCTCAAGGAAGAGGCGCGGGCGGAACTGGGCATATCCGGCGGCATGCTGCGCCTGTCCGTCGGGCTCGAGGATCCGGATGATCTGATCGCGGATCTCGACAAGGCGTTGGGTCAGTCCGTGACACTGCATCGCGGCGCGAGCCTCGAGACAGCCTGAGTAACCGTATCGTGAGAAATGCCGTTGCGTGATTTTTCCGGCCTGCAATAGATTGATCCTTGCGCCGCTTTGTGGCGGGTTGTAGCGGATTGATTGCAGGTCGGGAGAATTGCCATGCGGATTGCGCGACTGATTGCGGGGGCGGCGCTGGCGGCCGTATTGGGATGTGTTGGGCCGGCCGCGGCGGCGAGCTGCGGCAACGGACCAGGCGGGTTCAATGCCTGGCTGGCGGATTTCAAACGCCAGGCCGTGGCGCAAGGCATATCCCAGCGCACCGTCAACGCGGCGCTCAAGGGAGTCAGCTACAACCCCCGGGTGATCAAGCTCGACCGCTCGCAGAAATCCTTCAAGCTGAGTTTCGACCAGTTCTATAAGCGCCGCGTCGACAACGCGATGATCAAGCGCGGCCGCGCGTTGATGGCCAGCAACAGGCGGCTGTTCGACAGCATCGAGCGCCAATACGGCGTCCCGGCCGAGGTCATCGTGGCGATCTGGGGTCTGGAGACCGGCTTCGGACGCAATTCCGGCAGCATGCCGGCGATCCGCTCGCTGGCCACGCTGGCCTACGACTGCCGGCGCTCCGACTTCTTCACCAACGAGCTGATGAGCGCGCTGACGATTGTCCAGCGCGGCGACATGGCGCCGGCCAACATGAAGGGCGCCTGGGCGGGGGAACTGGGGCAGACCCAGTTCCTGGCCTCGTCCTACGTGAAATATGCCGTCGACTATGACGGCAACGGCCGCCGCGACCTGATCCGGTCCGTGCCCGACGTGTTGGCCTCCACCGCCAACTATCTCAAGCAGTATGGCTGGCGGCGTGGCCAGTCCTGGGAGCCTGGCTCGGCCAACTATGACGTGCTGTTCAAATGGAACCGGGCCAAGGTCTACGTGCAGACCATCTCGGTGATGGCGAGCAAGCTGCGCGGGTAGGGCCGCTCATCGTCGCGTCAGGATATAGGCGACGTTGATCACGCGCGTGGCGGCGCTCAGGAAACACAGGCCCGCGAATACCCAGGCGATCATGGCAAACGACGCAGGCCACAGGCACATCAGCACGAAGGCCGCGATGGTCTCCGTGCCCTCGGCCAGGCCGCCGAGATAGTAAAGCGACTTGATGCCCTGCGACGATGTCGCCATGCCGCGCTTTTCCGCCATCACGGCAAATGCCAGGAACGTCGTGCCGCTGGCGTAGAAGCTTGCCAGCAGCACCGCGCCCGCAAGCGCGTTGGCCTGAGGATCGTGGATCAGAAAGGCCAGTGGCACGGCGGCGTAGAAGAAGAAATCGAACGTGATGTCGAGAAAGCCGCCGAGATCGGTCGTTTTGCTGGCGCGCGCGATGGCGCCGTCCAGCCCGTCGGCGAGACGGCTGGCGATGATCAGCGCCAGGCCGATCAGCATGTGCCCATACACAATCGCCAGTGCCGCGCCCAGGCCCAGGACAAGCCCTGCGGACGTCACGGTGTTGGCGCCGATGCCCATCGCCGCGAGGCCGCGTCCCGCAACGTTGAGCGGCGGATCGATCAGTTTGCGCGCGTGGCGGTCGAGCATGGCGGATTGGCTTCAACGTGTCCGGGGGATCGGCGGGTGCCTCGAAATCGCGCCACACTCGCCCGATCGGAGCCCCGGCGTCAATGCGGCGGCTGTCTTGTGCAGGTTGCCATTGACGCCGGGGCGGCG is a genomic window containing:
- a CDS encoding YihY/virulence factor BrkB family protein — protein: MDDAPGETLAEVAAHAAPEPEDVASPSEHDLRTAMREQDRGRYADRPSAIPWRGWFDVTWRVYLQLSHDHVMLVAAGATFYFLLALFPGLAAFVALYGIVADPATVIQHIDLFSGFAPTGGIDLIRDQLTSLARQSDNTLSYAFLTGLAVSIWSVNNAIKALFEAMNIAFNEREKRSFLVVNLLSLCFSFAAMGLGILLIFSVGIVPPVLALISLEGTAPYLLALLRWPVVLGLVGIGIILLYRYGPSREPAKWRWLTWGAGFATLIWLAMSIGFSLYIENFANYNATYGTFGAVIGLMVWVWLSVIILIVGAEIDAEIEHQTAIDSTVGDPKPMGQRGAMVADTVGASFNRHD
- a CDS encoding YigZ family protein → MALQTITTECLGELEDRKSRFLASLVPIAAFDARLSELRAEHRKANHHVTAFRRMMDDGRIEEGARDDGEPAGTSGMPCLKVLQGAELVDVGVIIVRYFGGVKLGGGGLARAYSGAVQNAIERSDRRPWLRMGRKTVTAGFNESSALEQRAAQAGLTIEARVFDETGVSLTLSGPADMLGTF
- a CDS encoding O-succinylhomoserine sulfhydrylase translates to MSGYQDRTWRPATTLVHGGITRSPFGETSEAMFLTQGFVYDSAEAAEARFKGEDEGFIYSRYANPTVAMFEERMCLLEGAEAARGTASGMAAVNTAIMAAVKAGDHVVAAKALFGSCRYIIETLLPTFGVEATLVDGTDLEQWKAAVRPNTTALFLESPTNPTLEIIDIAAVADIAHVVGARLIVDNVFATPLWQSPLKLGADVVIYSATKHIDGQGRCLGGVILSDEEWIEEKVHPLFKHTGPSLSPFNAWVMLKGLETLPLRVERQTATAAMIADYLAGHQGVARLIYPGRDDHPQASVARKQMTGGSTLIAFELAGGKPAAFAACNGVDIIKISNNLGDAKSLICHPATTTHQSLKEEARAELGISGGMLRLSVGLEDPDDLIADLDKALGQSVTLHRGASLETA
- a CDS encoding lytic murein transglycosylase; this encodes MRIARLIAGAALAAVLGCVGPAAAASCGNGPGGFNAWLADFKRQAVAQGISQRTVNAALKGVSYNPRVIKLDRSQKSFKLSFDQFYKRRVDNAMIKRGRALMASNRRLFDSIERQYGVPAEVIVAIWGLETGFGRNSGSMPAIRSLATLAYDCRRSDFFTNELMSALTIVQRGDMAPANMKGAWAGELGQTQFLASSYVKYAVDYDGNGRRDLIRSVPDVLASTANYLKQYGWRRGQSWEPGSANYDVLFKWNRAKVYVQTISVMASKLRG
- a CDS encoding CDP-alcohol phosphatidyltransferase family protein; the protein is MLDRHARKLIDPPLNVAGRGLAAMGIGANTVTSAGLVLGLGAALAIVYGHMLIGLALIIASRLADGLDGAIARASKTTDLGGFLDITFDFFFYAAVPLAFLIHDPQANALAGAVLLASFYASGTTFLAFAVMAEKRGMATSSQGIKSLYYLGGLAEGTETIAAFVLMCLWPASFAMIAWVFAGLCFLSAATRVINVAYILTRR